One Anaerolineae bacterium genomic window, GATCTTGAAGGCTATGCCCTTTTTACCTAATTGTTCCGTGACGCCCCTACTATATCTGGGGGCTCTCACGGATATTCTGAAAGAGCCTAAAGTTGAGACAAAAACTTATCCCCATTTTTTTCCTCGCCGTCTGGTTGGCCGCCTGTGGCGGCGCCAGGCCCAACCCCGCCGCCACGCCGGAAGCGGCGGCTCCAACAACAACGCCTACCGTCACGCCCAGGCCTCCCACCGCGACCCCCTTGCCCTCGGCAACCGCGCTTCCCACCGCTACTTTTACGTCTGAACCAACGGCCACTTCCACCTCAACCCCCAAACCAACCGCTACCCCCCCCGCCACCGCCACCCCCACCGTAACACCCTCGCCCACCCTGCCGCCTAATCCGTTGGGCAGCGTATTGGTGTTGGAATATCACATGATTAAAGAGCCGGAGGATCGTTGGCAGCGCACGCCGGATAATTTCCGGGCCGATCTGGAACGGCTGCATAACGAAGGTTATACCCCGGCCAATATTACCGATCTGGTGCAGGGTTTCCCCGACCTGCCGGCCGGGCGCAAACCCATTGTGTTCACTTTTGACGATTCAGACATTAGCCAGTTTCGTTATTTGGAAGATGTCGCCCTTGACCCCAACTCGGCGGTGGGTATTTTATCTGAATTTCATCAAAAATATCCCCACGATTGGCCGCTCAAAGGCACTTTTTACGTGTTGCAGGATGTCAACGTGCCGGAGCGGGTGCTGTTTGGGCAAAAAGAGCTTCAGGATAAAAAGTTGCAATGGCTGGTTGCCAACGGCTTTGAAGTGGCCAGCCACACCATTTCTCATTTTAACCTGACCGAAGGCTCCGACGACCAGGTGCAGTGGCAACTGGCCGTGAGCCAGCGCCAATTGGAACAGCGTTTGCCGGGCTACGATGTGCAGGCGCTGTCCGTCCCCTTTGGCAATTATCCCCTCAACCAGGCCCTGCTGGCGCAAGGGATGTGGGAGAATGAGCCTTACACCTATTCCAGCGTGGTGATGGTTTCCGGCGGGGCCGGTCCCTCGCCGCACAGCCCCCAATTTGACCCGTATCATATTCCCCGGGTGCAGGCTTTGCAAACAGAACTTGATTATTGGCTGGGCTACTTTGCCGAAAATCCCCAGTTTTATTACGTGTCAGCCGGGACGGGGGCAGAATAAACCGTCAGGTGCTCATCAAGTATCTGCCCCCGGCGACGGTGGTAACGTATTGGGGATTGGCCGGGTCAATTTCCAATTTGTGCCGCAAACGATGCACGTGCACCCTGGCAATGGCCCTGGCGTCGGCTTCGGTGGCTTCGTAGCCGCGCACCTGTTTGATCAGGGTGATGGAGTCAATGGCCCGGTTGGGGTTGGCCATCAGCGTGGCTAAAATGTCAAATTCGGTGGGGGTCAAATTAATAATTTCATTGTTGCGGCTGACTTGATGATTGGTCAGGTTGAGTTGGAGGTCCTTTATTTCTAAAATCGTTTTATCGTCGGCCTGGGTTAAGGTGGGGGGCACGGCGGATTGACGAGCAATGCCGTCGGCCACGCTGGCCAGGAGTTCGGCGGTTTCACAGGGTTTGATCAGATAATCGTGCGCCCCCTGGCGCAGGGCCTCAATGGATGAATCCAGCGTGGCGTAGGCCGTTAAAATGATGACGCTGGTTTTGGGAGCTACCTGGCGCAGGTAACGCACAATTTCCAGGCCGTCCATGTCGGTTAAGCGCAAATCTACCAGGGCTACGTCAAAACTCATGGCGTCAATCAGGCGAAGCGCGGTTTCGCCGTCGGCGGCTTCGGTGACCCGGTAGCCCTGGTCCTGCAAATTGAGCCGTAAAAAGTGGCGGAGGGTGTCTTCGTCGTCTACAACCAAAATGTGATGGCTCACGGTGCTGCCTCTCTTTGAATGGGTAGGGTGATGATAAAGCTTGTGCCTTGTTGGGCCGTGCTTTCTATTTTGATGGCGCCTTTATGTTCCTCAACAATGCGCCGGGCGACGGTCAGCCCCAGGCCGGTGCCTCTGGCTTTGGTGGTAAAGAACGGCTCAAAGATTTTTGAGCGGGCTTCAGCCGGGATGCCCGGCCCGTTATCGGTAATAACAATGATTACGGCCTGGGATGGCTGGCCGGAGGCGCGGGCGGCGTCCTTGGCTGGGCTGGATAGTTTGGTTTGTAATTGTATTTTCCGCTCTGCGGGTTTTGGGCCGCTGCTCTGCATGGCCTGGGTGGCGTTGACGATGAGATTGGTAAAAACCTGTTCCAGGCGTTGGCGGTCAAGTTTGAGCAGGGGCACGTTTGGGGCGTAGGTGGTGGTAATGGTTACCTGGCTTTCCTCTATTTGTGGCTGGCAGCGTTGGATAACTTTCTCAATGATGTCCGCCAGGTTTTCGTAGGAAAGGCTGAGTTGCAGGGGACGCGCTACAAACAAAATATCTTCTAAAATCCGGTTGACCCGCTGAATCTCGCTCTGGATCATGGCCGCTCCTTCGGCTTCCGGGGAACCTTTACCCGTTTTTAAGGCCAGGTAATCTACTCCGGCGGCAATACTGGCCATGGGGTTGCGTATCTCGTGGGCCACCACCGCCGACATTTCACCCAGGGCGGCCAATCTGTCTAAGCGCCGCCGTTCCGCTTCCAGGGCTTTGCGTTCGGTTAAATCCGCCAACACCCCCACCACGCCGGCTGTTTGCTCATTTTCGTTACCGGCCAGTAGCGGCGCGGTGTTGACCGAAATAGACAATTGGCCACCGTTGGGCCGGTGCAGGGTTAGCTCCTGATGCTCGCAAGCCTGGCCGGTGGCCAACGTTTGCTGAAATATTTTGACCAATTCTGGGGCGTCGTTGATGGCTCCCGGCATAAGTTGGTAGAGCACCTGCTCCGGTTGCCGGTCCAGCATAGCCGCCGCTGCCGGGTTAAAGGCCGTGATGCGGCCGTCCCGGTCAATGGCAATGAGGCCGTTGGTCATATTTTGGATAATGTCTTCGTTAAAGGCGTGCAGGGTTTTGGTTTGGTTGAAGAGCTGCACGTTTTCAATTATCATGGCCAATTGCCCGGCCAGCACCGACAACAAATCCAGGCTGATCTGGTCAAAGGGGCTGGCCCGTCCCTGGTCGCCCGTTTCAGCCGCCAGCACCCCCACTACTTCCCCTTTGATGAGCATGGGCAATACGGCTCCCACAATGGTGGGCTGGCCGTCAATGTTGCCGGTCAGCGCGCCGTCGCCCAACATCCACACCGGCCTGGCCTGGCTCAAAACGGACTCAATAGCCTGGGCGGGTAAGTGGGAGGCGGGCGGTTGCTTTGGCGGAACAACGGCCATTTCAACTAAATCGTTTGAAACTGGCCGTAGCCCGCTCCTGGTTTCCCCCAAGAGCAGAGAGGTGACGGGGTGTTGATAACTGAGCCAGGCCAAACGGGCCGCGCCGGTTTCGCGTTGGGCTATTTCCAGCACCCGGCGGGCCAACGAGGTTTCACCGCCGGTCCCTTGCAAAATTTGATTGACTTCCAATAGAGGCAGCAGGGTTTGCAGCCGCAGGCTGTCGCGCAACAGAGCGCGCCGGGCCAGGCTATCCTGGATGGTGGCAATCAGGTCTTCAGGCTCAAAGGGTTTCATCAAAAAACCCTGCGCGCCCAAGTGGATGGCTTTGATGGCGTCTTCCATGGTGCCGTAGCCGGTAATCAGGATGACGGTCAGGTGGGGGTCAATTTCTTTGGCCAACTGCAGCAGTTTTAGCCCATCTATTTTGGGCATGCGAATATCGGTCAAAAGTAGGTCAAAGGTTTCTTTTTTAAGCAGCTTGGGCACAGAGGTGCTATCGGTTTTGCCCAATACGGTGAAGCCCTGTCGCTGCAAAATTCGGCCGCAGGAGTCAACTACGCCCTTTTCGTCATCAACCACTAAAATTCTTTCGTTTGCCACAGGTTAGCCTTTCTCATGCCTCGTCCGGCGGCTGCACGCCGGAGAGGGTTAATGTAAAAGTGGTGCCCTGGCCAGGGGTGCTGTCAACGTCAATGTCCCCGCCGTGTTTTTTGACAATGCCATAGCTGATAGATAAACCCAAGCCTGTGCCCTGGCCCACTTCTTTGGTGGTGAAGAAGGGATCAAAAATCTTATCTAAATGTTCCGGCTGAATGCCATGCCCGGTGTCGCTGATTTCGCAGATGATAACGGGTTTGGGGCCGGCCTCTTGACCGTTTTTGCTGCCGGGGGAGATTCGTTTGACGGTTGCGGCCGCAGAGTCTTGCTCCGCCACCCTGGTGGTGATGGTCAGGATGGCCGGGCGGTTTTGGGTATCTTGCATGGCCTGGATGGCGTTATATAGCAGGTTAACGATGACCTGTTTTATCTGGTTTAGGTCCAGGAAGATTTGAGGCAGGGTGCCCAGTTGTTTGCGCAGCTCAATTTTTTGGCGGACGCCCTTGGTATAAACCAGCAGTAAGGCTTCCTCGATCAGTTGGTTCAGGTCAACCAGTTGCCCTTTGGGGGCGTCGG contains:
- a CDS encoding polysaccharide deacetylase family protein, coding for MRQKLIPIFFLAVWLAACGGARPNPAATPEAAAPTTTPTVTPRPPTATPLPSATALPTATFTSEPTATSTSTPKPTATPPATATPTVTPSPTLPPNPLGSVLVLEYHMIKEPEDRWQRTPDNFRADLERLHNEGYTPANITDLVQGFPDLPAGRKPIVFTFDDSDISQFRYLEDVALDPNSAVGILSEFHQKYPHDWPLKGTFYVLQDVNVPERVLFGQKELQDKKLQWLVANGFEVASHTISHFNLTEGSDDQVQWQLAVSQRQLEQRLPGYDVQALSVPFGNYPLNQALLAQGMWENEPYTYSSVVMVSGGAGPSPHSPQFDPYHIPRVQALQTELDYWLGYFAENPQFYYVSAGTGAE
- a CDS encoding response regulator transcription factor, which produces MSHHILVVDDEDTLRHFLRLNLQDQGYRVTEAADGETALRLIDAMSFDVALVDLRLTDMDGLEIVRYLRQVAPKTSVIILTAYATLDSSIEALRQGAHDYLIKPCETAELLASVADGIARQSAVPPTLTQADDKTILEIKDLQLNLTNHQVSRNNEIINLTPTEFDILATLMANPNRAIDSITLIKQVRGYEATEADARAIARVHVHRLRHKLEIDPANPQYVTTVAGGRYLMST
- a CDS encoding response regulator, translating into MANERILVVDDEKGVVDSCGRILQRQGFTVLGKTDSTSVPKLLKKETFDLLLTDIRMPKIDGLKLLQLAKEIDPHLTVILITGYGTMEDAIKAIHLGAQGFLMKPFEPEDLIATIQDSLARRALLRDSLRLQTLLPLLEVNQILQGTGGETSLARRVLEIAQRETGAARLAWLSYQHPVTSLLLGETRSGLRPVSNDLVEMAVVPPKQPPASHLPAQAIESVLSQARPVWMLGDGALTGNIDGQPTIVGAVLPMLIKGEVVGVLAAETGDQGRASPFDQISLDLLSVLAGQLAMIIENVQLFNQTKTLHAFNEDIIQNMTNGLIAIDRDGRITAFNPAAAAMLDRQPEQVLYQLMPGAINDAPELVKIFQQTLATGQACEHQELTLHRPNGGQLSISVNTAPLLAGNENEQTAGVVGVLADLTERKALEAERRRLDRLAALGEMSAVVAHEIRNPMASIAAGVDYLALKTGKGSPEAEGAAMIQSEIQRVNRILEDILFVARPLQLSLSYENLADIIEKVIQRCQPQIEESQVTITTTYAPNVPLLKLDRQRLEQVFTNLIVNATQAMQSSGPKPAERKIQLQTKLSSPAKDAARASGQPSQAVIIVITDNGPGIPAEARSKIFEPFFTTKARGTGLGLTVARRIVEEHKGAIKIESTAQQGTSFIITLPIQREAAP